The Pseudanabaena sp. ABRG5-3 genome includes the window CCTGAAAGTGGTCACAAAATCTCTAATAGCACGGGCTTCTTTATCCTTGCCTACGCATCACCTCCTGATTTCAAGAACCTAGACAAAATCAAGCCCTATACGCCTATTCAAATCAATACGTTAGATCCTGATTTGGAAAAAAACTATGGGTTTACTAATCCCAAAAGTGGCGTTAAGGTCTACAACATTCCCTTAGATCCTAAAGGTGGTATGAGTTCTCAAATCATCAAAAGTACGTCATTAACAAGCTATGGGTACTCAGGGAATTATCTGCTTGTGCTTAAGGGAAGTTGTAATATTGACGGGAGGATCTTTAAGAAGGATATGTTGATTGTTGCGAAGACAATTAAAACGGAGTCTTACAAACTTAGTGCAACTAAAGATCAGTCTTGCTTGGCACTAGGGCTTTCCTTCTAGACCTACTAATCAATGAAGGCGGCGCTTCGCGCCGCCTTCATTGATTGCTATAACGTCAGTTCGGGTTAAGCTGGCAAATTTTAAAAGCCCAAAAGTAAAAGCCTTGCTAAGCAAGGCTTTTACTTTTGGAGAGAGGGTTTGCGTAGCAAACCCTCTCTCTCACCATTTCAAAGAACTCACGGTAGGTAAAAAAACAAAAAGCAGAAAGAGTAAAAATAACTCTTTCTGCTTTTGTGAACTTTACAAAAATATTGCTAAGCAACATTTTTATGCGAGTATCAGCAAAAAAATTAAAGCAAGCCAGTATTTGTGTTTGGCTTACCTGTAGCTAGTTCAACCTTAAGAATTTTGCCACCCATTTTCATAATGCGTTGCTGTTCAGCGAACCAGTTGTCGTAGGAAACTAACTTCGTGAAATAGGTATTTTGCAACTCTCGTTGTGTACGTATGCGAGTTTGGCTAGGTACACAAGCAGTGATTTTAAAACTCCGCATAGCGGCAATCTCCTTCAGAGCCAATGATATTAAAAATAAATTACAAAGACAAATAAAAGTTAAATTTATCTGTCATAAGCGTTGGCGGCGAGATAGGAGCTTAAGCTACCTACCGCCGCCGCCTTGTAAATATTAATTAATTAGAAATTAAATTAATAAATAAATAGCAACAAACGCTATATCAGCAATTAGCTCAAGCCAGAGCTGATGTAATCAAGGTAGATACCCAATTCTTTACCAGCGTCAGAACCAACGATGCTAGCAGCAACTTCCTTGATCGCTTGGATTGCTTGAATGGTGGAAACTACAGGTACTCCAAGAGAGCTGTAGGTTTCTTTCAAGCCGTTGAGTACGCGCTCATCAAGAATAGATGCATCACCAGCTAGCATTGCATAGGTTGCATAGCGGAGGTAGTAGTCGAGGTCGCGGATGCAAGCTGCATAACGACGGGTGGTGTACATGTTGCCACCGGGACGGGTAACATCAGAGTACAACAAGGACTTAGCAACAGCTTCCTTAACGATGGTTGCAGAGTTAGCAGCGATCGCTTGAGAAGCACGAACGCGAAGTTCGCCAGTTGCGAAATAATTCTTTAGCTTTTCCAAAGAAGCTGCATCAAGGTACTT containing:
- a CDS encoding phycobilisome linker polypeptide; its protein translation is MRSFKITACVPSQTRIRTQRELQNTYFTKLVSYDNWFAEQQRIMKMGGKILKVELATGKPNTNTGLL
- the apcB gene encoding allophycocyanin subunit beta, giving the protein MAQDAITSVINSADVQGKYLDAASLEKLKNYFATGELRVRASQAIAANSATIVKEAVAKSLLYSDVTRPGGNMYTTRRYAACIRDLDYYLRYATYAMLAGDASILDERVLNGLKETYSSLGVPVVSTIQAIQAIKEVAASIVGSDAGKELGIYLDYISSGLS
- a CDS encoding cupin domain-containing protein; translation: MKLLRIPLVTLGLLSVSFSFDSSKSLAKDLPESAIALQEKYSALSNSTIIDLKALTANPKKYNFFTFRPNLEKLILSGEASTQHISILWYTIPNGSVGLHYHSMTESVYTISGSQTDAKGVYPTGSLYFNPPESGHKISNSTGFFILAYASPPDFKNLDKIKPYTPIQINTLDPDLEKNYGFTNPKSGVKVYNIPLDPKGGMSSQIIKSTSLTSYGYSGNYLLVLKGSCNIDGRIFKKDMLIVAKTIKTESYKLSATKDQSCLALGLSF